A genomic region of Rhipicephalus sanguineus isolate Rsan-2018 chromosome 3, BIME_Rsan_1.4, whole genome shotgun sequence contains the following coding sequences:
- the LOC119387935 gene encoding protein boule-like isoform X3 — protein MSTNSTESSHSPSPAGLNAPRYGTMVPKRIFVGGISANTTESELHELFSRYGVVTNAKIILDRAGVSKGYGFVTFETDEDAQRAQASGNNIMLRDRRLNIAPAIRKQPFSRVYDPTQSVQPGTILYQNGVPYMYHNGTAFFHPDALTYQYSPPAATQTSTAAVATANTAVSGYPVVYQPSVYYPQQAFQYPNVWNAPNGGQWRWAPPATSHPAAAHPAYLYPTTLVSLGSGGNPASNEGQEYQDPAIVETGSEVGAAMMPSTPMRKPDDSGGTPSSLLASASTAASLGSFWTKGPSSPSVQHATSTSNEGTATPTAQSPLLGTDSSVQTPRRPRELAPRQRRYTAPPEALLSLEEYTKGSERDLLDGQPQSGESSKHPGSGATWRDCLFGTPPTPCSTRSQCP, from the exons TCCACCAACAGCACCGAAAGCTCACATTCACCATCACCAGCTGGCCTGAATGCACCACGATACGGCACTATGGTACCGAAGCGTATATTCGTCGGAGGAATCTCTGCAAAT ACGACAGAATCGGAACTGCACGAGCTCTTCTCACGCTACGGAGTGGTGACCAATGCAAAGATCATACTAGACAGAGCTGGTGTGTCCAAAGG ATATGGATTCGTGACGTTTGAGACAGACGAGGATGCCCAGAGGGCTCAGGCATCA GGAAATAACATAATGCTCAGGGACCGCAGACTCAACATCGCTCCAGCAATCAGAAAGCAG CCATTTTCGAGGGTGTATG ACCCAACCCAGTCAGTCCAGCCAGGGACGATTCTGTACCAAAATGGCGTGCCTTACATGTACCATAATGGCACTGCCTTCTTCCACCCGGATGCACTTACATATCAGTACTCGCCCCCGGCAGCTACTCAG ACTTCCACTGCAGCTGTTGCTACAGCCAACACAGCTGTATCGGGATACCCGGTTGTGTACCAGCCATCTGTCTACTACCCACAGCAGGCCTTCCAGTACCCTAATGTG TGGAATGCTCCTAATGGTGGACAGTGGAGGTGGGCCCCACCT GCTACAAGCCATCCCGCCGCTGCACACCCGGCGTACCTCTATCCCACCACTCTGGTGAGCCTCGGTAGTGGTGGTAATCCAGCATCCAATGAAGGCCAGGAGTACCAAGACCCAGCCATCGTGGAGACTGGCTCTGAGGTAGGTGCCGCCATGATGCCGAGCACACCAATGCGCAAGCCAGATGACAGCGGCGGCACCCCCTCCTCTCTCCTGGCCTCTGCCTCTACAGCAGCATCGTTGGGCAGCTTCT GGACTAAGGGCCCTTCCAGCCCCTCCGTCCAGCATGCCACCAGTACTTCCAATGAGGGCACTGCCACCCCCACCGCCCAAAGCCCGCTTCTTGGAACCGACTCATCGGTACAGACCCCGCGGCGGCCTCGGGAGCTGGCGCCAAGGCAACGGCGCTATACCGCACCACCCGAAGCCCTCCTCTCCCTTGAGGAGTATACCAAAG GTAGTGAACGGGATCTCCTTGATGGTCAACCCCAATCTGGCGAGTCCAGCAAGCATCCAGGCTCTGGGGCAACCTGGCGTGACTGCCTCTTCGGCACTCCTCCCACCCCCTGCAGCACCCGCTCCCAGTGCCCCTGA